In Brienomyrus brachyistius isolate T26 unplaced genomic scaffold, BBRACH_0.4 scaffold76, whole genome shotgun sequence, the sequence AAAAATCagtaatcatttcatttattagtagTGCCTTAGGAGCCAGTGATCTTCCATTCAAAAGTCCAAGTTTTAGCCTTGCATTACACCTATTACCTAATAATGCatttggtttaattattattaagttattatgacATTCACTATGGTGGAATAGACCTCCATGATTAAAAGCGcagggaacagacacagtcCCAGTAACATGAACCCTAGGTGACGACTCTAAGCACCTAGCAGGTggtcggttatgccggtttgcctgccgcctggacttggccctggctagtcagcgatttgcctggagactatgagctatgcttttggacaggagatcagcaccagcccacgaggggtgaataccgtccctcttcaaaagcccaggcctacccccaAACATTTGCCAATTGTCTGTATAACCCACAGCATTTTTCGGGCACCATTCTGACAGCCAGCGATGCagcgacgataatctgctgtatatttcatcaccacgtctagcagggatggggccagagcgcgttactgacacacacatcttcttcacaAGGCTGCACACCTCTATGAAATTTGTCTGTGTAACTATTGACTATGAATTGCAGAATCATGCACAGACAATAGTTATAGCTCTACATTAATTTTatcgttctttttttttttttaagatgtgaACAGAATGTGCAGCCGTGTtgagggaccaggcagtctatacacaataacaatggtgttaATGGTTCCCTGACTATGAAacttgaaaggggggggggggtgacctatAATATATTTTGCCGAGCTCAGGGGTAGGAATGGACAATGCACAAGCTTTTAAAACTAATTAATAGTCATGCCGAGTTCCTTTAAAAACTATTAATTCTTCTTTATATTTTAAGAACTCAGGCTGGGGTTCATAGCTGTGACTGTCTGCAATTTTCTTACTTCGTACAGAAATTAACATTCATAAGTGCTTGTCTCGTTCGTCGCTCCACATAAGTTATGGGGTCATATGCTGCCTGGGGAAAAATAATACCTGCTTTTGTATCTAGTAGaatagattactgtaatgccctcttgtctatttcacatctacaacgggcccagaatgccgctggcggagtgttaacacggaccggtcacagggatcacatctacaacgggcccaggatgccgctggcggagtgttaacacgcaccagtcacagggatcacatctacaacgggcccagaatgccgctggcggagtgttaacacggaccggtcacagggatcacatctacaacgggcccagaatgccgctggcggagtgttaacacgcaccagtcgcagggatcacatctacaacgggctcagaaggccgctggcggagtgttaacacgcaccagtcacagggatcacatctacaacgggcccagaatgccgctggcagagtgttaacacgcaccagtcacagggatcacatctacgacgggcccagaatgccgctggcagagtgttaacacgcaccggtcacagggatcacatctacaacggccccagaatgccgccggcggagtgttaacacgcaccagtcacagggatcacatctacaacgggcccagaatgccgctggcggagtgttaacacgcaccggtcacagggatcacatcacacctactctcacatccctgcactggcttcctctggcttctaggattgattttaaagttcatttgctaatttgtaaatatttacgtagtttagctctgtcctgcctcagtaacatgactgtaaggtatgtcccaggcagatcaggcagatcatccggcagtaatttactgattattcctaaaacccggctggggagggagggggcagcttttagtcactatgggcccaaactctggaactctctcccagaaaacctgagagctactgaatgtctcagtactttcaaaactaggctgaaaacgcatcttttcaccaccgcatataataatctatgataatcagttttattattttacacatttattattatcagtaattgtggggcggggggggtctcTCCCCCCAGAAGACACTGAGGCTAGAGGCCCCTATGAGGGAGGGGCCCCTAAAGAGAACATGAGTGGTCCTTTATGATAATATTTTTTGATAGTATTATTTCAATAATGATTGACTGATTGattcagatagatagatgagagagagacagagaaagagagagagagttgagaagctcaaaattcccaccagaaagctgcacttgaatgactgacattctggctgctgactcagagatagaagttggtgatgtgacaatactgaacttacaagaatggcgaacgcatggttactgcaagggacaatgcttgtgaaattctgtgcaatgtttctttttaactgccacagaatcttaggctagaaagctgaactgaaagcatgaatgaatccttctgttatcttgctttgtatgtagcctaagcgcgtttccccagcaaagatgataatcgccggttagtcactgtcagatatcgacaccaggatacttgtctgattacgctcattaccgacaatatcgtcatatcacccagacgtaattggtgatttgacatgttcccaggtataacaatacagggagaaaaaggattttactcatgggatcaggaatccaagtgccagttgctgctgcattagctgctgggaatgttcacatctcctcctttcagtgatacgtgtcgagtgtagggacacctggcagaaagatgactaagtactgcactggaagcactggtctgactgttatgggagggttCATGTCCATCTTGTTGTTGATGTGTTCCTATGTATTCCTATAGcttgtacttaatgtttttgcctctagttttgagcaaagatgcactgactcacaattagtgatcatatgactgcagcagattgtcaggacgcacagaacactctgcagactataactcattttgaagtgtaagctctgctgctaattatactgaaaacaaatgcttattgtaatgctttgtattttactaatgtgtaggatgtgtatatgtctgtgtcttaaagtgttttctgtttcaggctgaacagctgtgatctcatagataaacactgtgaagtgctgtcttcagctctaagatcaaactcttcccccctgagagagctggacctgagtgacaataacctgaaggattcaggagtgaagctgctctctgctgcactggagGATTTACACTGcatactggagatactgaggtcagtattactgggtattccacactgtaaactggggatactgaggtcagtattactgggtattccacattgtaaactggagatactgaggccagtattactgggtattccacattgtaaactagagatactgaggtcagtattactgtatattccacattgtaaactggagatactgaggccagtattactgggtattccacactgcaaactagagatactgaggtcagtattactgggtattccacattgtaaactagagatactgaggtcagtattactgggtattccacattgTAAGCtagggatactgaggccagtattgtggggtattccacactgtaaattggagatactgaggtcagtattgctaagtattccacactgcaaactgggggtactgaggtcagtattactgggtatttcaaaccacaaactggagatactgaggtcagtaatactgggtattccacactgtacgctttagatactgaggtcagtattactgtgtattccacactttaaagaggagatagtgagcaattagctaagggaaagagaggaggggtcctgccttgtcttagacactaaactgtaattcttgaattattgattagagcatcacatttatttaataattataatggtgaggtgatattatttattggggagtttctgtctttctctgcaggctgtcaggctgtagagtcacagaagaaggctgttcttccctggcttcagctctgaagttaaacccctcacacctgagagagctggatctgagctacaatcacccaggagactcaggagtgaagctgctctctgctctactggaggatcccagctgtaaactggagaagctgaagtgagtacagagtgtgtgtctgacacgctacagatacttatgcatgtatgtgaagaagagtcatgtcattctgcttctcctatagtgtggatcacagctgtaaactggagaagctgtagtgagtacagaatatgcattttgcacaaaagtaacgggacaccaagaaaacccacaatgcctttcagcagttacataataaacaaatacaaacagcttctgttttcttctcctacttccttatatcccacaatcttatcagccctctattcatgttagaaataattaagcagtgaagcaggaaacatccattcaaccatatactgtaatccatgcaaaacatttgtgttggttagcaaagttaacagcactgttacagataaacatgctgactttaacgtgttatggacaaaaaaataatggccaCCAAACAGAGTcggaatgattgttaaaatgatttttaataatttaattgttttctgaaaatccattatgtcatggcccttattctcctcatttgaatacagtgctgcagtgtaaaaagtggatttaaaagtgtttaatttttttaaagggtGGGCcagtgtgaactcacagagaaatgctgtgtggcactggcttcagctctcagatcaaactcctcacccctgagagagctggacctgagtgacaatgacctgcaggactcaggagtgaagctgttcTCTGTTGGACTGGGGGACTTATACTGTAAACTGgatatactgaggtcagtctgactgggtattccacactgtaaactggagttactaaggtcagtctgactgggtattccacactataaactggagatactgaggtcagtctgactgggtattccacactgttaactggagatactgaggtcagtctgacagggtattccacactgtaaactggggatactgaggccagtattactggatattccacactgtaaactgaggatactgaggccagtattgctgggtattccacaccgcaaactggagatactgaggccagtattactggatattccacactgtaaactggggatactggggccagtattgtggggtattccacactgtaaactggggatgctgaggccagtattgtggggtattccacaccacaaactggagatactgaggtcagtattactgtgtattccacactataaagaggagacagtgagcaattagctaagggaaagagaggaggggacctgccttgtcttagacactaaactgtaattcttgaattatttattagagcatcacatttatttaataattataatggtgaggggatattatttattggggagtttctgtctctctctctctgcaggctgtcaggctgtagagtcacagaagaaggctgttcttccctggcttcagctctgagatcAAACCCCTCTCACCTGAGAGAgttggacctgagctacaatcacccaggattctcaggagtgaagctgctctctgctgtactggaggatcccagctgtaaactggagaagctgaagtgagtaccgagtgtgtgtctgacacgctacagatacttatgcatgtatgtgaagaagagtcatgtcattctgcttctcctatagtgtggatcacggtggaaagtgcaggaccagaccaggcttacagaaatgtaagtgtctttgcatgttttttattaataataccatgaatactatgttatggttgtattcacacaattgttgtgatgagtgtggctttttgcactgtgtgtagatggatttccatgtttgtgtttaggtgagtttcatgtcattttagacaacatccaaacaagaaacaaaaaatcaaaatcatcaccaaaaacactatcaattcatttaatcgtttttaaaaatattttttacaaatgctttatagctgcttgtattatcttggtgtttgtgtgggagtgtaggatggttaaatatattctgaattaattatacatctttaatttcacaaaaaaagaatcctttgcatttgttctttttgcggatgccgtgagtgtatgtgttttctgtgtgagattcgttagtattgtcctaaggaggcacctgtaggcagtgagaccggactctctcctcaagtgcaaaatgtgaatttgcatttttacagggtggttctggatcactcattaatattcatgagagaatattaccgattggtcactgaatcccttaaaccaggggagcccaaatccagtcctggagggccagagtcctgcgcatttttgggtttcccctcacctcaacacacctgattcatctccttgtgctaataaccacacagctcttgagctgaattatttatggtggaaaagggaaagaactttgctacacagggcaccggccccccaggactggatttggacacccctgctttagctAGAAGAAaaaggcagcacaagtcgatgttaactggccagtGAGGTAGTGCCCCGGTCATAAATACTATATCAGCTAGCCAATCATGTAGGGCTTCActcgtgaatattaaaaagttctcctgatccacggtgctaaaagaaatcaGCGCCCGGGACGCActggatgtgcggcggaaaatatcaaatttcatttcggcgcccatgttaacagattagagcggtcGCGTGCGCGCGCGAGacgcggggctcacgcctcgcggttACGGTGCAgcatctacagtcacgcgcgcggtaagcggttctctatggaagcgtattgcattcatctgggaaaaattaattctgtttttccgaattaatgagataataatcccgtttttcagagcaatatttttctgaattaatgaaaaccttcctgtttttttatGATGCGCGCACGATCTGTGCCGGAATCATCGTTTATATCACAATCCAggtccaaatgtttattaaatatcactttaaacgtgtaataatattacttaaatattctgttattgatggccattttagagccgcacgcgccggaattagcggtttgaaggaaagacactgactttagtattgatctctggtgccgttttgtggtaaatatgcttgtgatgaatatgtctgatgaatgtcgctgctttgtcattttttaattaaattaattaagctgttagtttagctcgtgcccattttggcggctcttcccgccgccgtcgcgcgcccactttatgtttcataaacttcagttcccgcttcgttaggggaagctgtgctgtttttatatcgaacagaaacataaagtacaggcggcctgatgggattaataattcttctcctgcctacagactcctgccagctgacgctggaccccaacacagcaaacagattcctgtctctgtcaggggggaacaggaaggtgacatggggggcagagcggccatatcctgatcatccagagagatttgacagccgccaccaagttctgtgcagagagaatctgactggccgctgttactgggaggctgagtggagtggaaatggagcctggataggagtgacttataaagggatcaggaggaaaggagggagtgactgtgggcttggatacaatgacaagtcatggtgtctgtactgttatactgacagttactctgtccggcacaataataaacagactcgcatacccatagagccctcaggctcccgcagagtaggagtgtatctggactggggggctggtgctctgtccttctacagagtctcctctgatggactgacccccctgcacagactcacctcctcattcactgagtccctctatccagggtttcgggtttatagaaactcctcagtgtcactgtgacgtgttgctggttctcctggcaaaagggtaaaatctctgctttttaacctttataatccttttcactctgaaatgtacagaactgtgcaaaagtcttaggcaggcaaagaaaatgatatttagattatcctcctgttggtgtaaaactatgatatgatgcctgtcaaagtgtgtcagcttcgccatttcagaacctctgctaaaatcatcccagtatttgcagcgaccgtccagtgcagccatgtattttttgacttgaccactaacacacctcatacagctggtcaatctctcactgacttttaaaccaatatatttaattatttaattgagctgttggtgaaattgaacaaaatcatgtaactgaggtgcccctgaggagaagtttgggaactgaagcggtgttcatctagccatccaactagatatcagtaactttttagaaaacagaagaaattattactagtttttattgtgttacttttaatttgcacacgttctaatgttaaattg encodes:
- the LOC125726785 gene encoding NACHT, LRR and PYD domains-containing protein 3-like isoform X2, with the protein product MTAADCQDAQNTLQTITHFEVLNSCDLIDKHCEVLSSALRSNSSPLRELDLSDNNLKDSGVKLLSAALEDLHCILEILRLSGCRVTEEGCSSLASALKLNPSHLRELDLSYNHPGDSGVKLLSALLEDPSCKLEKLKLSGCRVTEEGCSSLASALRSNPSHLRELDLSYNHPGFSGVKLLSAVLEDPSCKLEKLNVDHGGKCRTRPGLQKYSCQLTLDPNTANRFLSLSGGNRKVTWGAERPYPDHPERFDSRHQVLCRENLTGRCYWEAEWSGNGAWIGVTYKGIRRKGGSDCGLGYNDKSWCLYCYTDSYSVRHNNKQTRIPIEPSGSRRVGVYLDWGAGALSFYRVSSDGLTPLHRLTSSFTESLYPGFRVYRNSSVSL
- the LOC125726785 gene encoding ribonuclease inhibitor-like isoform X1 translates to MTAADCQDAQNTLQTITHFEVLNSCDLIDKHCEVLSSALRSNSSPLRELDLSDNNLKDSGVKLLSAALEDLHCILEILRLSGCRVTEEGCSSLASALKLNPSHLRELDLSYNHPGDSGVKLLSALLEDPSCKLEKLKVGQCELTEKCCVALASALRSNSSPLRELDLSDNDLQDSGVKLFSVGLGDLYCKLDILRLSGCRVTEEGCSSLASALRSNPSHLRELDLSYNHPGFSGVKLLSAVLEDPSCKLEKLNVDHGGKCRTRPGLQKYSCQLTLDPNTANRFLSLSGGNRKVTWGAERPYPDHPERFDSRHQVLCRENLTGRCYWEAEWSGNGAWIGVTYKGIRRKGGSDCGLGYNDKSWCLYCYTDSYSVRHNNKQTRIPIEPSGSRRVGVYLDWGAGALSFYRVSSDGLTPLHRLTSSFTESLYPGFRVYRNSSVSL